Proteins from a single region of Scleropages formosus chromosome 22, fSclFor1.1, whole genome shotgun sequence:
- the lsm3 gene encoding U6 snRNA-associated Sm-like protein LSm3, translating into MADEVEQQQTTNTVEEPLDLIRLSLDERIYVKMRNDRELRGRLHAYDQHLNMILGDVEETVTTVEIDEETYEEIYKSTKRNIPMLFVRGDGVVLVAPPLRVG; encoded by the exons ATGGCGGACGAAGTTGAACAG CAACAAACAACCAACACTGTAGAAGAGCCGCTGGACCTCATTCGACTGAGTCTGGACGAGCGGATCTACGTTAAGATGAGGAATGACAGAGAGCTGAGAGGCAGACTGCAT GCATATGATCAACACCTGAACATGATCCTGGGAGATGTGGAGGAGACTGTCACCACGGTGGAGATTGATGAAGAGACATATGAAGAAATCTATAAG TCTACGAAGAGGAATATTCCCATGCTGTTTGTTCGGGGGGATGGTGTTGTCCTTGTGGCTCCACCACTCAGAGTGGGGTAG